In Novipirellula galeiformis, one DNA window encodes the following:
- a CDS encoding CmpA/NrtA family ABC transporter substrate-binding protein yields the protein MFSLAALSLLTIAGCGSSKITLEDLEAAVAKLPQDNTPVFVADNENDAVTDMLDIEKPSLKFGFIKLTDCAPLVIAKEKGFFQDEGLNVEIEAQSNWKVLLDRVIDGQLDGAHMLAGQPIGATIGFGTKAHIITAYSLDYNGNGITVSNDIWTQMQENDESLKSPTPPHPISAKSLKPIVDSYKQEGKDFNMGMVFPVSTHNYEIRYWLAAAGIHPGFYNKDNITGMVDADVLLSVTPPPQMPSTLEAGTILGYCVGEPWNQQAVAKGIGVPVTTNYDIWKNNPEKVFGVSAEWNEKYPNTHVAVVKALIRAGKWLDETDADGKLTHREEAAKILSGKDYVGADEDLIKQSMTGTFVFQKTDVRPLPDFNVFFKHYASYPHYSDCIWFLTQMRRWGQITESKPAEWYEETAKEVYKPGIYRKAAAMLVAEGKVTTAEIPEGEYDGYRPATNEFIDGNTYDARDPIGYINSFVIGNKDSDEIR from the coding sequence TTGTTTTCTCTGGCTGCTTTGTCGTTGCTAACGATCGCGGGCTGCGGCAGTTCGAAAATCACGTTAGAGGACTTGGAAGCGGCAGTCGCGAAGTTGCCACAAGACAATACACCGGTGTTTGTGGCGGATAATGAAAATGATGCTGTCACCGACATGTTGGACATCGAAAAGCCATCGCTGAAGTTTGGCTTTATTAAGCTGACCGACTGTGCACCGCTCGTGATTGCGAAAGAAAAAGGATTCTTCCAGGACGAAGGACTGAATGTCGAAATCGAGGCTCAGTCGAATTGGAAAGTGCTGCTGGACCGCGTCATTGATGGGCAACTCGACGGCGCTCACATGTTAGCCGGCCAACCCATCGGAGCGACGATCGGATTTGGTACCAAAGCTCACATCATCACCGCATACAGTTTGGACTACAACGGAAACGGCATCACGGTCAGCAACGACATCTGGACTCAGATGCAAGAGAACGACGAGAGCCTAAAGTCACCAACACCGCCGCATCCGATCTCGGCAAAATCGCTCAAACCGATTGTCGATAGCTACAAGCAAGAGGGCAAAGATTTCAACATGGGGATGGTGTTCCCCGTCAGCACGCACAACTACGAAATCCGTTACTGGTTAGCCGCCGCTGGTATTCATCCTGGTTTCTACAATAAAGACAACATCACCGGCATGGTTGACGCGGACGTGTTGTTGTCGGTCACGCCACCACCGCAAATGCCGTCGACGCTCGAAGCGGGCACGATCCTTGGTTACTGCGTCGGCGAACCTTGGAACCAACAAGCGGTTGCCAAGGGAATTGGCGTCCCGGTAACGACCAACTATGACATTTGGAAGAACAACCCAGAAAAGGTGTTCGGGGTTTCCGCCGAGTGGAACGAGAAGTACCCGAACACTCACGTCGCAGTCGTCAAAGCGCTAATTCGAGCAGGCAAATGGCTTGATGAAACCGATGCCGATGGCAAACTGACCCATCGCGAAGAAGCGGCCAAGATCTTGAGTGGTAAAGATTACGTCGGAGCCGATGAAGATCTGATCAAACAGAGCATGACGGGCACCTTTGTGTTTCAAAAGACCGATGTTCGCCCGCTGCCCGATTTCAATGTGTTCTTCAAACATTACGCCAGCTACCCGCATTACAGCGACTGCATTTGGTTCCTGACCCAAATGCGTCGCTGGGGGCAGATCACCGAAAGCAAACCGGCCGAGTGGTACGAAGAAACCGCAAAAGAAGTTTACAAGCCTGGAATTTACCGCAAGGCCGCAGCGATGCTGGTCGCGGAAGGAAAAGTCACGACGGCAGAAATTCCTGAGGGCGAATATGACGGCTATCGACCGGCAACCAACGAATTCATCGACGGCAATACCTACGATGCTCGTGACCCCATCGGCTATATCAACAGCTTCGTGATTGGCAACAAAGACAGCGACGAAATTCGCTGA
- a CDS encoding ABC transporter permease, with product MNWRGTALRLCNVAGMPIFEPFVRLAAGEDPKEQFKGIAKFVLLPIVAIALFVGAWSLAAKTVVTESMQLPSPSATWQAGADLFAMHFAQRAEDRVKKDEMLSEAIVFMVQAKSLENQAIAASSSDKETLLANALIYKKKAVQAANYVPSSAPTFIDQIFTSLKTVFFGFAIATLIAVPLGVLCGMSPWFNAALTPAIQMFKPVSPLAWLPLASLVIIWAYSNSQPGETFFEKAFLISAVTVSLCSLWPTLVNTTLGVASVDKDYLNVARVLKLTWSQKLFKIILPASLPLMFAGLRISLGVGWMVLIAADMLAQNPGLGKFVWDEFQNGSSTTYARIAFSVLIIGLIGLVLDRIMICLRNMVSFGNPVAG from the coding sequence ATGAATTGGCGTGGAACCGCTTTAAGACTTTGCAACGTCGCTGGGATGCCGATTTTCGAGCCGTTCGTTCGCCTTGCCGCTGGCGAAGATCCCAAAGAACAATTCAAAGGGATTGCAAAGTTCGTTTTATTGCCGATTGTGGCGATCGCATTGTTTGTCGGTGCATGGTCCTTGGCCGCGAAGACGGTCGTTACCGAAAGCATGCAATTGCCAAGTCCGTCGGCGACCTGGCAAGCCGGCGCGGATTTGTTCGCAATGCATTTTGCACAACGCGCCGAAGATCGCGTCAAGAAAGATGAAATGCTCTCCGAAGCGATTGTCTTCATGGTGCAAGCGAAGTCGTTGGAAAATCAAGCCATCGCCGCGTCGTCTAGCGATAAAGAAACCTTGCTTGCCAACGCATTGATCTACAAAAAGAAAGCCGTTCAAGCGGCGAACTATGTCCCCTCGAGTGCGCCGACCTTTATCGACCAAATCTTTACCAGTCTGAAGACCGTTTTCTTTGGCTTTGCGATCGCAACCTTGATCGCGGTTCCACTGGGAGTGCTTTGTGGCATGAGTCCATGGTTCAACGCCGCGTTGACGCCCGCGATTCAAATGTTCAAACCGGTCAGCCCGTTGGCTTGGTTGCCACTTGCCAGCCTCGTGATCATTTGGGCTTACAGCAACTCACAGCCAGGTGAAACGTTTTTTGAAAAGGCGTTTTTGATTTCGGCCGTAACCGTATCGCTCTGCTCGCTTTGGCCGACGCTAGTGAATACCACTCTCGGCGTCGCGAGCGTGGACAAGGATTACTTGAATGTCGCTCGCGTACTGAAACTGACTTGGTCACAAAAGCTGTTCAAGATCATTTTGCCCGCCAGCTTGCCGCTGATGTTCGCGGGCTTGCGAATCAGTCTTGGTGTTGGATGGATGGTGTTGATCGCAGCGGACATGTTGGCTCAGAACCCTGGGCTTGGGAAATTTGTTTGGGATGAATTCCAAAACGGCAGCAGTACCACCTACGCCCGAATCGCCTTCAGTGTTTTGATCATTGGTCTGATCGGTCTGGTGCTTGATCGCATCATGATCTGTTTACGCAACATGGTTAGTTTCGGAAACCCGGTCGCGGGCTAG
- a CDS encoding ABC transporter ATP-binding protein: MSVAVLPNPTIETRLDHLPPNPILTMRNVSKGYGSGVTRNEVLQNINLNIREGEFLAVVGFSGSGKTTFTQLLAGLIQPDSGEILMEGEPITGPGPDRGLVFQNYSLLPWLTVRGNIALSVDSVFRTWGKGERRDHVEKFIEMVGLSHAAHRHPHELSGGMRQRTSLARTLAMKPKVLLLDEPLSALDALTRSGLQEEILKIWEEERQTCLMITNDVDEAILVADRIVALNPGPCASLGPMFTVELDRPREKSSLNHNERFKGLRNAVTNYLVAVRQKSRSDEAAVSTAPKFELPDIEPISLTKPHRLIVNSPA, translated from the coding sequence ATGAGCGTAGCCGTCCTTCCTAATCCAACGATTGAAACACGACTCGATCATTTGCCACCCAACCCGATTCTGACGATGCGTAACGTGTCGAAGGGGTACGGCAGTGGTGTGACTCGCAATGAAGTTCTTCAGAACATCAACTTGAATATTCGCGAAGGCGAATTTTTAGCAGTGGTTGGTTTTTCCGGTAGCGGAAAGACCACCTTCACTCAATTATTGGCTGGCTTGATCCAACCCGACAGTGGCGAAATTTTGATGGAAGGCGAACCGATCACGGGCCCCGGTCCCGATCGTGGTTTGGTGTTTCAAAACTATTCGCTCCTGCCTTGGCTAACCGTTCGCGGCAACATTGCGTTGTCGGTCGATAGTGTGTTCCGCACGTGGGGCAAAGGAGAACGCCGCGACCATGTTGAAAAGTTCATCGAGATGGTCGGTCTCAGTCACGCCGCCCATCGTCATCCTCACGAATTGTCCGGTGGCATGCGGCAACGCACCTCGTTGGCTCGTACTTTGGCAATGAAACCGAAGGTCCTGCTGCTGGACGAACCCCTTTCCGCGCTGGACGCGTTAACTCGCAGCGGGTTGCAGGAAGAGATCCTGAAGATTTGGGAAGAGGAGCGTCAAACTTGTTTAATGATCACCAACGACGTCGATGAAGCGATCTTGGTCGCCGATCGCATCGTCGCCTTAAACCCAGGCCCGTGTGCTTCGCTAGGTCCGATGTTCACCGTCGAACTCGATCGACCGCGTGAAAAGTCATCGCTGAACCACAATGAACGCTTCAAGGGTTTACGCAACGCGGTCACCAATTACTTGGTTGCTGTACGCCAAAAATCACGCTCTGACGAGGCCGCTGTTTCGACGGCACCCAAGTTTGAACTACCCGATATCGAGCCCATTAGTTTGACGAAGCCTCATCGCTTGATTGTCAATTCACCGGCTTAG
- a CDS encoding ABC transporter ATP-binding protein, producing MAGYVEMFRLGKTYDTLSGPAVIVEDFNLNMKQGEYASLLGHSGCGKSTVLMMVAGLCEITDGGVVVANHEIDGPGPDRGIVFQSPCLMPWMTAMENVLLGVDQVYPHVTKKQRHDLSAYYLSLVGLGNQLRTRASDLSQGMQQRVGIARAFALKPKMLLLDEPFGMLDSLTRMELQEILLEILMRDKVTTMMITHDVDEALFMSDRVVMMTNGPCATVGAIFDIPFNRPRVRTEVLEHPEYYDYREKLLCFLADQDHKKLKQDVAQHEAKKAEGINEEDSVCA from the coding sequence ATGGCTGGCTACGTAGAAATGTTTCGTCTCGGCAAGACCTATGACACGCTCAGTGGTCCTGCGGTCATCGTCGAAGACTTCAACTTGAACATGAAGCAAGGTGAATACGCCAGTTTGCTGGGGCATTCCGGTTGCGGCAAAAGCACCGTGCTAATGATGGTTGCGGGGCTCTGCGAGATCACTGATGGGGGCGTCGTCGTCGCAAACCACGAAATCGATGGCCCCGGTCCCGATCGTGGAATCGTTTTCCAGTCCCCATGCCTGATGCCGTGGATGACGGCGATGGAAAACGTGCTCTTAGGCGTCGACCAAGTTTATCCCCATGTCACTAAGAAACAGCGTCACGATTTGTCCGCGTATTACTTGTCGCTCGTCGGGCTCGGCAACCAATTGCGCACACGTGCGTCGGATCTAAGCCAAGGCATGCAACAACGCGTCGGCATTGCCCGCGCCTTTGCGTTGAAACCCAAAATGCTTTTGCTTGATGAGCCGTTTGGAATGCTCGACTCGCTAACACGAATGGAACTGCAAGAAATCCTGCTTGAGATTCTGATGCGAGACAAAGTGACCACGATGATGATCACCCACGATGTGGACGAGGCTTTGTTTATGAGCGACCGCGTCGTGATGATGACTAACGGTCCGTGTGCTACCGTGGGTGCAATTTTCGACATTCCGTTTAACCGTCCACGTGTTCGCACCGAAGTGCTCGAGCATCCGGAGTACTACGATTACCGAGAAAAACTGCTTTGTTTCTTAGCGGACCAAGACCACAAAAAGTTGAAGCAAGACGTTGCCCAGCACGAGGCAAAGAAGGCTGAAGGTATCAACGAGGAGGACAGCGTATGTGCCTAG
- a CDS encoding GAF domain-containing protein, with protein sequence MCLVLPSRISNAFLCDVRAYDVNDNRCVNNEGESALDRLAIECLESGTACVSTFHEAPVKAAVAFPIFRSEIIVSIVVLATKADDQSPGVFEVWSPVGIHEEVALTSGFYGNLTRFQNVSSFVRFEKGSGLPGQVWNSLRAIIHEDLASHSGFLRAAGASAGSLQTAIGIPVAGENYVASVLLLSSEVSPMARGFEVWRADADGGYTLESASYADPTIELAIGTAMPATSGIPALACEHGGATVSENPTILRSGRLFDEDATPIQGCLAIPFYESDAITSVTVLLF encoded by the coding sequence ATGTGCCTAGTGCTTCCGAGTCGGATCTCCAACGCATTCCTGTGTGACGTTCGAGCCTACGACGTCAACGACAATCGCTGTGTCAACAATGAAGGGGAATCCGCACTCGATCGTTTGGCAATCGAGTGCCTCGAAAGTGGCACGGCATGTGTTAGCACTTTCCACGAAGCCCCAGTTAAAGCGGCAGTCGCCTTTCCGATTTTTCGCAGTGAAATCATCGTTTCGATTGTCGTCTTGGCCACCAAGGCCGACGATCAATCGCCCGGCGTGTTTGAAGTCTGGTCGCCTGTGGGGATCCACGAAGAAGTGGCGTTAACCTCGGGGTTTTACGGCAATCTAACTCGTTTTCAAAACGTTTCGTCGTTCGTTCGCTTTGAAAAAGGCTCGGGACTACCGGGGCAAGTCTGGAATTCGTTGCGAGCGATCATCCACGAGGACCTCGCCAGCCACAGCGGTTTCCTGCGTGCAGCGGGTGCCAGTGCGGGCAGTTTGCAAACCGCCATTGGGATTCCCGTCGCAGGCGAGAACTATGTCGCCTCGGTGCTACTGCTCAGCAGCGAGGTCTCGCCGATGGCACGCGGTTTTGAAGTTTGGCGAGCGGATGCGGATGGTGGCTACACCCTCGAATCGGCAAGTTACGCGGATCCCACGATCGAGCTTGCCATTGGGACTGCGATGCCAGCAACCTCAGGCATTCCGGCGTTGGCTTGCGAGCACGGTGGCGCGACCGTGTCTGAAAACCCAACGATTTTGCGATCCGGTCGACTATTCGACGAGGATGCGACTCCGATCCAAGGTTGTCTTGCGATCCCGTTTTATGAATCCGACGCCATTACGAGCGTCACAGTGTTGTTGTTTTAA
- a CDS encoding DmsC/YnfH family molybdoenzyme membrane anchor subunit translates to MSIALPIVQSSPDLVEQLLTEQQALSAVEQFSSAHDSEAGVAPAQARYYRSLMPVSPPGLGQQYSFDVDLDQCSGCKACVVACHTMNGLDEDESWRRVGTLTIGEPEAPRIQHVTTACHHCEDPGCLSGCPVKAYEKDSDTGIVRHLDDQCIGCKYCTMMCPYEVPQYSERLGIVRKCDMCHQRLSAGEAPACVQACPNEAISITVVDTADTRFADDDRIAPGAPLSTITKPTTNYRTEHGDVADNAVPQDIGVDQVAESHWPLAVMLVATQVSVGMIFIERLAAPLAWVSGHDHSVVATRSILLTALLIGGIGLNIASLHLGQPLRAWRVFLGLKTSWLSREAVVLGKYMGLLTAATALYWLPVFSEYVPQSIQRWIPDWAASLTLVMAILVGAAGLFSSAMIYIATRRQIWRSSRTLIRFMGTGVVAGATSVLPILILSGESRFISVAITMIAMITLAGKAAWEWNVHLNPSGRGDAYDRRSRRLVRQSLSGLAKSRMLAALVGLGLLCVAAATTFVSPWTAAGFSIAASVIVIGGEIAERLLYFMSVVYDRMPGTFR, encoded by the coding sequence ATGTCCATCGCACTCCCTATCGTTCAGTCGTCACCTGACTTGGTCGAGCAATTGCTGACCGAGCAGCAGGCGCTTTCGGCCGTCGAACAATTCAGTTCGGCTCATGACAGCGAAGCGGGTGTGGCTCCAGCGCAAGCACGTTACTACCGCAGTCTGATGCCCGTTTCGCCTCCAGGCCTCGGGCAACAATATTCGTTTGACGTCGACCTCGATCAATGCAGTGGCTGCAAAGCCTGTGTCGTCGCCTGCCATACCATGAACGGACTGGATGAAGATGAAAGCTGGCGGCGTGTGGGTACGCTGACGATCGGCGAGCCCGAAGCACCGCGGATCCAACACGTCACGACTGCCTGTCATCACTGCGAAGACCCGGGATGTTTGAGCGGATGCCCGGTCAAAGCCTACGAAAAGGATTCTGATACAGGGATCGTCCGTCACTTGGATGATCAATGCATCGGCTGCAAATACTGCACGATGATGTGCCCCTACGAGGTGCCTCAATACAGCGAACGTCTCGGTATCGTACGCAAGTGCGACATGTGTCACCAACGCTTGTCCGCCGGTGAAGCTCCTGCGTGTGTGCAAGCGTGTCCGAACGAGGCGATCTCGATCACCGTGGTCGACACCGCAGATACCAGGTTTGCCGACGACGACCGCATCGCACCGGGGGCCCCCTTATCCACGATCACGAAACCGACAACCAACTATCGCACTGAACACGGTGATGTTGCCGATAACGCGGTACCCCAAGACATCGGGGTGGACCAGGTCGCCGAAAGCCACTGGCCTTTGGCGGTGATGTTGGTTGCCACCCAAGTTTCGGTAGGGATGATTTTCATCGAGCGTTTGGCGGCGCCATTGGCTTGGGTTTCGGGGCACGATCACTCGGTCGTCGCCACTCGATCCATTTTGCTTACCGCCCTGCTGATTGGCGGCATTGGACTGAACATCGCTTCGTTGCACCTCGGTCAACCGCTGCGAGCCTGGCGAGTCTTTTTGGGGTTAAAGACCAGCTGGCTCAGCCGCGAAGCCGTTGTGCTGGGCAAGTACATGGGACTGCTAACCGCCGCGACCGCACTGTACTGGTTGCCTGTGTTTAGCGAGTACGTTCCGCAATCGATTCAACGGTGGATCCCCGACTGGGCAGCAAGTTTGACACTCGTGATGGCGATTTTAGTGGGTGCTGCGGGACTGTTTAGCAGTGCCATGATTTACATCGCGACACGTCGGCAAATTTGGCGAAGCTCACGAACCCTGATTCGCTTTATGGGAACTGGCGTTGTTGCCGGAGCGACAAGTGTGCTGCCCATTTTGATCCTTAGTGGTGAAAGTCGTTTCATTTCCGTGGCGATCACGATGATCGCGATGATCACATTGGCCGGTAAAGCAGCCTGGGAATGGAACGTGCATTTGAATCCAAGCGGACGTGGCGATGCCTATGATCGCCGCTCGCGTCGGTTGGTTCGCCAATCGCTATCGGGTCTGGCTAAGTCACGGATGTTGGCGGCCCTAGTCGGCTTGGGCTTGCTGTGCGTTGCCGCGGCGACAACGTTCGTTTCGCCTTGGACCGCAGCGGGATTTTCGATCGCAGCGAGCGTGATTGTGATCGGCGGCGAGATCGCGGAACGATTGCTGTATTTCATGAGTGTTGTTTACGACCGGATGCCAGGAACTTTCCGATGA
- a CDS encoding molybdopterin oxidoreductase family protein: MIQPRTKFRGNLTRNLLPQLLRQHDGKMTRELLLHPGDHGLGMTHESMQADATTTAVCGYCSTGCGLRLHLRDDEAVGLTPETSYPVNLGMACPKGWEALRVLDSEDRATDPMIRTSDGKFAPVSWDHALRLFTTRMKGIQRQHGPDSVAFLSTGQIACEEMAFLGALAKFGMGIKHGDGNTRQCMATAATAYKEAFGFDSPPFTYDDFEQSDCMVFIGANPCIGHPIMWERVLRNHHAPEIIVIDPRCTETAMAATQHLQIRPKSDLALLYAITNHLIACECVDRKFIDKHTEGFEKLSEHVSRFTPDAVAPMTGISADAIRQTAETIGRRKAVSLWWTMGVNQSYEGTRTAQAIINIALITGNIGRPGTGANSITGQCNAMGSRLWSNTTNLFGHHDFKDSADREKVATSLGIDADLIPTEPSWSYDGIMDGIRRGDIRGLWVIATNPAHSWIHQSEARNLLDRLDFLVVQDMYHTTETARHADLILPAAGWGEKSGTFINSERRYGVLKKVRRAPGKALADFHIFRALAAYWGVEDMFAEWTDPEAVFRIMQRASEDQPCDMTGIDGYEQIDRCGGIQWPWTEADAEGDFQPEQQRRLFADGRFYHHDGRARLIVDDLTPMPEAPDEDFPTLLMTGRGTVSQWHTQTRTNKSPVLRKLYPNEAYIEINPEDAAAIAVENGDQVRAQSRRGSLLATAMVTPTVKPGHAFMPMHYEATNQLTLSHFDPHSRQPSYKDCAVRIERA; the protein is encoded by the coding sequence ATGATTCAGCCCAGGACGAAATTTCGCGGAAATCTGACACGCAATTTATTGCCTCAGCTGTTGCGACAGCACGACGGCAAGATGACGCGTGAGCTGTTGCTGCACCCGGGGGACCATGGGCTCGGGATGACCCACGAGTCGATGCAAGCCGATGCCACCACGACGGCGGTTTGCGGATATTGTTCGACCGGCTGTGGATTGCGATTGCATCTTCGCGATGACGAAGCAGTCGGTCTGACACCCGAAACCTCCTACCCCGTCAACCTCGGTATGGCTTGCCCAAAGGGCTGGGAAGCATTGCGGGTGCTCGATTCGGAGGACCGTGCGACCGACCCAATGATTCGCACGTCCGATGGCAAATTCGCCCCTGTGTCGTGGGATCATGCCCTGCGTCTGTTCACAACCCGGATGAAAGGGATCCAGCGTCAACACGGACCTGATTCGGTTGCATTTTTGAGCACCGGGCAAATCGCGTGCGAGGAGATGGCATTCCTTGGTGCGTTGGCAAAATTCGGCATGGGAATCAAACATGGGGACGGTAATACGCGTCAATGTATGGCCACCGCCGCGACGGCATACAAAGAAGCCTTCGGGTTCGACTCGCCGCCGTTCACCTACGACGATTTTGAGCAAAGCGATTGCATGGTCTTCATCGGTGCCAATCCTTGCATCGGCCATCCGATCATGTGGGAACGGGTGCTGCGAAACCATCACGCTCCGGAAATCATTGTCATCGACCCTCGTTGCACCGAGACCGCGATGGCAGCAACTCAGCACTTACAAATTCGCCCCAAAAGCGACCTTGCGTTGCTGTACGCGATCACCAATCACTTGATCGCTTGCGAATGTGTCGATCGTAAATTCATCGACAAGCACACCGAAGGTTTTGAAAAGCTTTCCGAGCACGTCAGCCGGTTTACTCCTGACGCTGTCGCTCCGATGACGGGAATTTCAGCTGATGCGATTCGTCAAACAGCCGAAACGATCGGGCGAAGAAAGGCGGTGTCGCTGTGGTGGACGATGGGAGTCAACCAAAGTTACGAAGGCACGCGAACGGCACAAGCGATCATCAATATCGCCTTGATCACCGGCAACATCGGTCGACCGGGAACGGGCGCCAACAGCATTACCGGTCAATGCAATGCGATGGGTTCACGATTGTGGAGCAACACCACCAATCTATTCGGCCATCACGATTTCAAGGACTCAGCGGATCGCGAGAAGGTCGCCACCAGTTTGGGGATCGACGCGGACTTGATTCCGACCGAGCCAAGTTGGAGCTACGACGGGATCATGGACGGGATTCGTCGCGGCGACATTCGTGGATTGTGGGTGATCGCGACCAACCCGGCTCACAGCTGGATTCACCAGAGCGAAGCTCGCAACCTGCTCGACCGGCTCGATTTCCTTGTTGTTCAAGACATGTATCACACCACCGAAACGGCTCGGCATGCGGATTTGATTCTTCCGGCCGCCGGCTGGGGTGAAAAGTCGGGCACGTTCATCAATAGCGAACGTCGCTACGGCGTACTGAAAAAAGTACGTCGTGCACCTGGCAAAGCACTGGCGGATTTCCATATCTTTCGTGCCCTCGCGGCGTACTGGGGCGTGGAAGACATGTTCGCCGAGTGGACGGATCCCGAAGCGGTGTTTCGCATCATGCAACGGGCGAGCGAAGATCAGCCCTGCGATATGACCGGCATTGATGGCTATGAACAAATTGATCGCTGTGGCGGCATCCAATGGCCATGGACCGAAGCGGATGCCGAAGGCGATTTTCAACCCGAACAACAACGTCGTTTATTCGCTGATGGTCGTTTCTATCACCACGATGGTCGCGCTCGCTTGATTGTCGACGATCTGACTCCGATGCCCGAAGCCCCAGACGAGGACTTTCCGACTTTGTTGATGACCGGTCGGGGCACGGTCAGCCAATGGCATACGCAAACACGCACAAACAAAAGCCCGGTGCTGCGCAAACTGTATCCCAACGAAGCTTACATCGAGATCAATCCTGAGGACGCTGCTGCGATTGCCGTCGAAAACGGCGACCAAGTTCGTGCTCAATCACGTCGCGGCAGCTTGCTCGCAACGGCGATGGTGACCCCCACTGTGAAACCGGGCCACGCATTTATGCCAATGCATTACGAAGCCACCAACCAATTGACCCTGAGCCACTTTGACCCCCACAGCCGTCAACCCAGCTACAAAGATTGTGCGGTAAGGATCGAACGAGCATGA